The Arabidopsis thaliana chromosome 5, partial sequence genomic interval TCCCAATAAGGACAAGATAAGTGGGCACCAACACAACATTATAGTGATTATACAATCTGTCACGCACATAACCTTAAATTGTATAGTCATCTATTTCTATAtactaaattattatgtttgatttGACATAAAGtattaagaaaatgagaaagtaATTAAAAGTACTGTGAGACAGGAGAAGAACACTTTTATGCTTTGGCATCTTCAAGCTCAGGAGCAACTCACATGCATGCTCTCTAACCCCTTTGGAATTTTGGAATAATGCAATTAgttgattatatttatatggttaaatactatatatgatatttttataataacaaTCTTATCTTTATTCAATCTGCATATCATGTTCTAATTATTTGAGTAATTCATCTTATTTTGCTAAATACACAACtcttttcaattaaatttacAAGAAGTAACCATATGAACATAGGTTCTTCATCTTTTGCTTCTTAccatatgaagaaaataacttttgtatatagtttatagtttatacACTCATTAGTCATAGTTAGGCCTTTAAGTTCGTAAAGCATTTTATATTATTGcataatttaaactttttcaaaaggCCCTttatcagaagaaaaaaaagcaacaGCAGAAACAGACAAATGAACTTCACCTAAACATTGATTCCcctaattaaccaaaatattatttaattgcTCATTCAAACACATAGTAAGTAATccttatttgattttatatgatatgaaGAATTGGTCCTAATATAAAACATGCATGATGATTGATGAACGTTATATCAAATGATATTATCGTTGTTATTAAAGTACATACTGACATTACATATAtgcatatgaatatatgataaCTTAATCGAAGATTCGAAATGATTAACATATCGACTCACATTGTCAAGAGGGGCAAACACgaccaaaaaaggaaaataattaaaattgtaaaatgtaGCTTACTACGAAACtaaatgttaaatattctCATTCGAGATAATGATATACATTTTGGACAAAACACGTGAAAACCAAAACGTTCGTTGATGGATAAGCGAAGTGAACTATAGTAGTGTTATAACGCTAGGAACGAGGCGGAGGAGATGATAAGAGAGATGAGTAAGACTCCGGCGGAAGGAAGAGACGgcggaggagaaggagaagaaaccgGCGGAGAAGCAAAAGGAGAGAATGCCAACGGGTCAGGGTAGGAGCCGTCGTTAGTGTCGGGATCAGGAGGGCTTGGTGAAGATGGGATTGTGCCGCTGCCATCGTCTGAAGGTAAAGCGTCTCCGGGGGAAGGGAGGAGAGGGGCGATCTCCGGTGAAAGCTGTTGGACGAGAGAAATTgtcggagaagatgaagagagagagatgaagatgaagatgaagatgatgagaagtttattgagaaaagaaaaagccattttgtttttggtttaaatgatgaaaatcaaagttgattttttttgttggatctGTCTTTCTCTATCTACTGATCGGAGTGCATTTTGAGTTGTAATGATGATGTCTCTATATAAAAGAACCTTTCCTCTTATCTATcctataaaaaatataaaaattataataaggTTTTGGAGGAAAAGACTAAAGAAAAGACCTTGTTTGCAAAActgaatatttattttcagtttccaatcaaatacatatatacctTTCTATTTTTCATGATATAGAATGAATTTAGTTCTGTTTTGGTTGCTATTGTGATAGCCAGTgatagacatatatatatatatatatatatatatatatatatatatatatatatatcatcccCATAATTTGTCCTAATATctcaatttttgtataatttttttttaaagaatttagtATAGCTATATTACTTACGTACATCgcacataaatatatatgtatataaagttgtaaaaaaaaaaaagattataaagttccataataatacaatttaatttaaattgtctAAGAATATAGTGCAAGTCTATAAATTGGAGTTGGTTCAGTGGGAGGGAAAGTGGTATCTTTTCGTTAACCACGTGGCGACATTTTAATGGTTGGTGTGTTTGGAAGATATAATTGAAGACTGAGAATTTAGTGAAAAAGCTTTCCACAAGGGATGATtccttcagttttttttactaaaaataatacaaacatCATGATATTATAATTGAACTCTATTTACCTATCAACACACAAATAATTCAgcaaaatctaagaaaaagATCCTATATTTTTACTCACCTTTTTCCTTAGATCAGCTTATGTTAATCTTACTCAACCATGCATTATTTAGTTTCTAGAGTTTTTATTTGCTTAAAGAAAACTGGATACCCATCAACTTAAtactaaaatctaaactaatcAGACTAATCtcaaatatttaacaaatgtTTGTctaaaagaagataatattAAGGAAGTAGATTGTATTAGTGGTACAAAAATTGCAATAGAAAGAAATATACATTAAGAAGAGACAAATCTTGATTCTGGGTTTCACTTTGTCACATGTTTTTGCGTTTGTTTTACCTCGCATGTACTCAAAATCTACAGCTCAGCGTCATTGTCGTCGTTAATCCTGGTTTAACAACAAGAGATAAAGAAATTGTAGAAAGACTTAACAATGATAAAAAGAACTTAATTATCAATTAACTGTTGTTACCATTGTTCAGATGACTTCAAATTCAACGAGGTAATCTCTGCAACTCCATGGCAACGAGTGAAGCGATGCTGTTAAGACCAGCGGCGTCTGAGTTCTTCATCTCAGAGACAATTGCGTTGATCTTTGAGACATCGTGTCCCGATATCGACAAAATCATCGCCTGCGATAGATACTGCTTGCAAGCATAACCCAAACAATGCAAGACTCTCTTCAGAACCAACAAGTGTAGCTCTGTGCTCTTCCTCCTGCGCCACGAGTCCAGAATCGGTGTGATCTTAGGAAGATTGGTTAAGAATCCCGTCGTGGCTTCTCTCGAAGCCGCTTTGAGTAGCAACACAACACATTCAGAGGCAATATCTGCGACTGCGATGCTTGTGTCATCGTCTAAGCCTGCAAAGTGCAAGAATAGGCCAATGTTGCTACCGAAATCTGCAATGTCTCTTATGCATTCCTGTGGATCAACCTCGAACGTAAAAGATGCCTCTGATAAAAGCGTTGGCTCTTTTGTGTAGTTGGAACTGAGACCTTTCTTGTTCCCAAGTGACCGTAGCAGAAAAGCTCTGCAGAGACTTAAAGTGGGTTCTAGGAAATCTTCCATATCTTTGGCATTCACGAATTCCAGCAGATTTCCGATTCTCCTCACTACTTTGAGCTGAGAGAGTAGTTTACTTTCCATCTCTGGAGCTG includes:
- the AGP25 gene encoding arabinogalactan protein 25 (arabinogalactan protein 25 (AGP25); Has 1807 Blast hits to 1807 proteins in 277 species: Archae - 0; Bacteria - 0; Metazoa - 736; Fungi - 347; Plants - 385; Viruses - 0; Other Eukaryotes - 339 (source: NCBI BLink).), whose product is MAFSFLNKLLIIFIFIFISLSSSSPTISLVQQLSPEIAPLLPSPGDALPSDDGSGTIPSSPSPPDPDTNDGSYPDPLAFSPFASPPVSSPSPPPSLPSAGVLLISLIISSASFLAL